In the Pogona vitticeps strain Pit_001003342236 chromosome 2, PviZW2.1, whole genome shotgun sequence genome, CTCCTTTCATTACTCCTCCCTCCAAAAGGTTcctcagtgaagagcccttccaacttcaagCCCAAAAGAACAACCTACAGTCCAGCCGattctcttccctcacctttttggcTATCATTCCTTCCTCCTCCGTGAGTCAGGCAGAGTCCGAAcactccctcgctgggcatttttaagaaacaactaaaaacattgatgtataggcgggccttcccaacagaaaacccttgacgatcttttttttcttattctgttctttattcttttttattatttacgtttctgctgtaaagtcttaaaattacattgttgtttttactgtaagccgcctagagtggtctaatatgatcagataggcgggatagaaataaaataaataaataaaaataaataaataaataaattcatttctttttcctgcagattttggaagtggCTGTTTATCTTTTTCTAATCCACCAGATGATGAAAAGGAGAAGAATTGCCAAGCAACATCTGCGGCTTCCTGGGCAGGAACTCATAAtcaaggaagaaaacagagaattggaAATTGGAGTGGGCAGGCATGGATTTCACATAAAAGTCTTgacgcaggggagaaaccacgtaaatggtggggagaagccttataaatgcatggaatgtggaaagagctttagtctcagtggtaaccttaggaatcatgaaagaactcacactggggagaagccttataaatgcatggaatgtggaaagagcttcagtcacagtggtgtccttaggttacatcaaaggattcacactggggagaaaccttataaatgcatggaatgtcgAAGGAGCTTTAGTTGGAGTAGGGGCCTTAAGTCAcataaaagaactcacactggggagaaaccttataaatgcatggaatgtggaaggagctttagtcagagtggtgcccttaggttacatcaaaggattcacacaggggagaaaccacataaatgcatggaatgtggaaagagctttagtcgcaatgataaccttaggaaacatgaaagaactcacactggggagaagccttataaatgcatggaatgtggaaagagctttagtgagagtggtgcccttaggaaacatgaaagaactcacactggggagaagccttataaatgcatggaatgtggaaagagctttagtcagagtggtgaccttagggtacatcaaaggattcacactggggagaaaccacataaatgcatggaatgtggaaagagctttactcagagtggtgaccttaggaatcatgaaagaactcacactggggagaagccttataaatgcatggaatgtggaaagagttttcgTTCCAGTGGTAGCCTTAGGaatcatgaaagaactcacactggggagaagccttataaatgcgtggaatgtggaaaaagctttagtcacagtgatgGCCTTAGGAaccatgaaagaactcacactggggagaaggcttataaatgcatgaaatgtagaaagagctttagtcagagtggtgcccttaggttacatcaaaggattcacactggggagaaaccacataaatgcatggaatgtggaaagagctttagtcgcaatgATAAACTTAGGaatcatgaaagaactcacactggggagaagccttataaatgcatggaatgtggaaagagctttagtttcagtggtaaccttaggaaccatgaaagaactcacactggggagaagccttataaatgcatggaatgtggaaagagctttactgagagtggtgcccttaggaaccatgaaagaactcacactggggagaagccttataaatgcatggaatgtggaaagagctttagtcagagtgtggtccttagggtacatcaaaggattcacactggggagaaaccacataaatgcatggaatgtggaaagagctttagtcacagtggtggccttatgttacatcaaaggattcacactagGGAGAAATCATAGAAATGCATGGACTATGGAAAAAGCTTTATTCAGAGCTCCTCATAAAttaagaaggcataaggagctccttcagttttgtgctggtttccactggaaagactGAGCAACCAAATGCTGACTTAATGCAAAacggagagaaaagagaaaaaatggagggcaTTTTGAAGTGCCACTTGTCATGTGTTTTACTTCTATTGTTAGTTAACAGGGAGATGTTATAAAATAGACGTGGAACCTTGTgcttaaaaaatgagaaaaatcatatattttacaaTGGAAGCTTTTATAAAATTAGTGTAAAAGGAGAACAAGATGGATGTTCTAAAGCTAACtggtgaaagaaaagcaagtagtgaagagagaaaagctgtcatccgattccgcatctacttcaaagtgttaatgcttatgaacaaagccctaaacggcttggggcctcgttacttggcggaacgcctacttccacctagttctacccatgtcactcgcgcaagtcaggatgtgaggctgaggagcctaatgccgagggaggcccggaaataaaagacaagaaatagagccttctcggcggtggctcctcgcctctggaataaccttccccctgacattcgcgcggctccctcactgggtacttttaaaaatcaattaaaaacactgatgttccggcaggccttcccctcagccaatccctgacatttgctattttttttcttctccctctccttatTTTTGCTTCACCTTTTCTAAGTTTTTCCCttacttaaaattgttttaattacattgtattatttttgccgtaagccgcctagaatggccttaagtggctagataggcgggatatatatatatatatatatatatatatatatatatatatatatatatatatatataaataaataaataagaaggctttaccctcataaataatgatagtaattgagttttaaagagggtaccaatGAATATATAATCTGTATAATTCATGAGGAACTAAGCATTTCTGTGCTATTGTACTGAGTAgagtatactgctttgtaatgtcagggattgttggaaggagtggaaatcttgtttttccaagttctggtcatTTCAGGCCTGGGAGTGCAGTGGATTAGAGGTGAtcaaatcctttgatccttaacataTGAGACGCTGGAAAACACAAGCCTTGTGAAGATTTGGTTCTATTGACTGATGCagaacaaagggatataaatatttggaGAGCTCTCCCACAAAACGTTCTTAGAAAGGAACGGAGAAATATAGATTTTTGGTTTCATGAAGTACAACAGACGATGGAACTGATCCTGGGTGAAAGTCCTTGGAGGAGCGGAAAGACAACCACGAGGGACGGACAGtcagcaatggattttacacatggctgggtgagaacaaaattttctctgTTTTAGCAACACACCTGGagccaaatagtgcttttttacatcatatatatatttatttttaaattttcaatagTTTTGCATGTCATTCATTGAACACGATAAAGGGTTTTGctttttatcattgtattcttaggaagtttgaagtgttctgaagatgtattcCGTCtttctagatttaaaaaaattcagtcttttaatgtgtttgtattttagattcaaacaTGTCTTAAATTatcctatttatttaattttaaattcctGCATCTTTTTGCAAGGGTGTATTGtaagtaagcctgcagtttttgcataactCTATGATGTTTGGATTTGAAAATCTGTACCGACAGTTTTTTCCTCATGCCTGTAAGACTGCCTTACACTTTTTTTGGATTTAGTATATTCAAGCATGGaatctagaaatgatgtaaataaatgaacttgtactgaattaacaagttttggaattgcctggaatcattgcaacaatgaaaagacttcttacgagatacccagatgagcttcaaacaccttgtcactggTGGTCTATGTGAGGAAGAAAGTCAGGCTGAACCCATCCTTACTGGAATGCCGTCCTTTCccgagaagaggagggaaaaacccAATGGAGCCCCGGAGGCAGAACATATGACCCATCAGAGAAGTGACAACTCGATGGGGAGAGCAGGAAGACAGAGAGATGAGAAGGTTCACAGAGAAAACAAGGAGGGTAGAGATAGTTCCAGGTGAAGAATCAAAGTTTTGGACGAATGTAGGGATGGGAGAGTCTAGAAATAAAGAGCCCGGGGTGTCTAAAGTGGAAGTTCcagagaggaaagaagaaggtCCATCAGAGGAAAGAAAGGATCCACTGCGTAAAGAAACTTTAGGAGAAAAcgaaaggaataagacaggaggagggaagagaaatatatcttggGGAAAAATCTAGAAGGGAGACAGCAGAAGGTGGAGAGGTaaaagggcaaaagaaggagagaatatttttcttttctttttttcttttttcttttttctttttattttatttatatccccctatctggtcgtatcaggaccacaagggctgggagtggatatgaatggagaaacCCTGGACCAAAGAGTGGGAGAACCTGATGATACCTCATGAGTGGCAGAAAGGCAAGCTAGctgaagagaggaagggagaaatggAACAGCCCctcagagagggcttttggcaTGACCCCGGTGGGTCAGTTGTGTTTTTTGGAACCCACAGGAGAAACCGCACTCCTGATGTCTGAGAATATCAAACCCCCGCAGATTCTCATTTTGAGAATTATCCTTTTCCTGCAATCGTATCAGCATTGATGAATTGTAGAATctccttgcctgggaggtctgCAAATTTCTGTATATCTTGGGGAGAAGTCAAGAAGGGAGACAGTGGAAGCTGGAGAGGtagaagggcaaaagaaggagaggatattaccacaaggctgggagtggatatgaatggagacaccctggaccaaacagtgggagaaccTGATGATACCTCATGAGTGGCAGAAAGGCAAGCTAgctgaagagaggaaggaagaaatggaacagcccctcagagagggcttttggcaTGACCCCGGTGGGTCAGTTGTGTTTTTTGGAACCCACAGGAGAAACCGCACTCCTGATGTCTGAGAATATCAAACCCCCGCAGATTCTCATTTTGAGAATTATCCTTTTCCTGCAATCGTATCAGCATTGATGAATTGTAGAATctccttgcctgggaggtctgCAAATTTCTGTATATCTTGGGGAGAAGTCAAGAAGGGAGACAGTGGAAGCTGGAGAGGtagaagggcaaaagaaggagaggatattaccacaaggctgggagtggatatgaatggagacaccctggaccaaacagtgggagagCACGAAAATTGGAATAAGATTCATGCTAATTCACAAGTTTTTATCCCAATATCTGATACAAAAAGGAACCAGTATAGGcaaacagaaacagagagagaagaaactggaGAAGACACAAACAAATCCGCAactgaggatgatgatgaagaacaAGATGAACATGTcaaggatttggcgacaggaaaaatgcacagaattattgaagacacaagttcttcttttgcaagatggttatatttacaatatttacaagtatttacaggcaggcatcacatcagcatggcaggaactctttacacaaacggacATGGTGGAttgcagcaaatggtggagaaaGAAGAGAGTGATACACAGACACTGTTCAGTTATATACCTATACATGgcttctctagtccaatcagaatacacatgacttcatcttctgcacctggtgtcttctgatttccagacattgcatcatcttcagagtgactcagcatacacacatctgtgcacaatggctgctcgttaataatacatttatccaggttcaggcctacaaaatttctatattctgacagaaCAAGATAGTGAATTATGGAGTGAATGAGAGCCACAaggtcctgggagatcagagAAGGCAGACAAGGGAGTTCCACCCAAAATGTTTGGAGTGGGTGAAGTTAGAGTTTGCTATGTGTAGCAGGAACCTAGGAATTATGAGGAAGTGATGGCACTTCCTGatttagaaagaagaaagtggtaaGATGCCATGGAAGAAGAAATGAGGTCCATGGAAGAACACAAAGTATTTATAAAGTAATAGGTAGCAAATGGGTGTTTAAAAGAAAGTtacaaaatgatggaaatttCAGATATAAGGCAAAATTAGTGGCCCAAGGCTTTAAACAGAAGAAAAGTGTTCATTATGATGAAGTTTTTTCTCCCACAGTGAGGGCTGAGACGGTGAGAGTGGCATCAGCTTTA is a window encoding:
- the LOC110071321 gene encoding uncharacterized protein LOC110071321, which gives rise to MMKRRRIAKQHLRLPGQELIIKEENRELEIGVGRHGFHIKVLTQGRNHVNGGEKPYKCMECGKSFSLSGNLRNHERTHTGEKPYKCMECGKSFSHSGVLRLHQRIHTGEKPYKCMECRRSFSWSRGLKSHKRTHTGEKPYKCMECGRSFSQSGALRLHQRIHTGEKPHKCMECGKSFSRNDNLRKHERTHTGEKPYKCMECGKSFSESGALRKHERTHTGEKPYKCMECGKSFSQSGDLRVHQRIHTGEKPHKCMECGKSFTQSGDLRNHERTHTGEKPYKCMECGKSFRSSGSLRNHERTHTGEKPYKCVECGKSFSHSDGLRNHERTHTGEKAYKCMKCRKSFSQSGALRLHQRIHTGEKPHKCMECGKSFSRNDKLRNHERTHTGEKPYKCMECGKSFSFSGNLRNHERTHTGEKPYKCMECGKSFTESGALRNHERTHTGEKPYKCMECGKSFSQSVVLRVHQRIHTGEKPHKCMECGKSFSHSGGLMLHQRIHTREKS